The genomic DNA GGCCGTGGCGCTGCTCTTCAGCCGGTGGACCGGGGTGGACTCGCTCACCGCCACCCTCGGGCTGCTGCCGGGAGGAGCCTCCGCCATGACGGCCCTGAGCGGCGAGGTGGGCGCGGACGAGCGGCTGGTGACGTTCTTCCAGTACCTGCGCCTGGGGGTCGTCATCCTCGTGGCGGTGGGGGTGAGCCGGTGGGCCGGGACGGCTCCCACCCCGGCGGCCTCCCCGGTGGAGCTGCTGCCGGAGCCCGCCACGCCGTGGATGGCCTGGGGCGTGTCCGCGCTCGTCGCCGCCGGGGGCGCGGCGGTGGGCACATGGCTGAAGCTGCCCGCGGGGGCCTTCCTGGGCCCTCTCCTGGTGGGCATCCCCCTCACGGCCCTGGGCGTCTCCGTGGGGCTGTGGCCCCCGGGGCTCCTGCCGCTGTCGCTCTGGGCCATTGGCACCCGCGTGGGCAGCCACTTCGACGAGGGGGCCGTGCGCGAGCTGAAGCGCCTGGCCCTGGCCGCGCTGGTGGCCGCCTGCGCCCTGGTGGCCGGGTGTGCCCTGCTGGCCTGGGGCTGGTCGGCCCTCGGAAACGTGGACGTGCTCACCGCTTACTTCGCCACGTCTCCCGGAGGGGCGGACTCGGTGCTCGCCATCGCCCTGGGCACCCCGGCCCGCCTCACCTTGGTGCTCGCCGTGCAGGTCGGGCGGGTCCTCTTCATCTTCCTCGTGGCCCCGCTCTACCTGCGGCGCATGGCCCGGCGCCGGTGAGGAGTATCTCCAGAAATCACTGAAGTGGTAGACGCATGGTTTTCCATGCCGCCGCCCTCCTCCTCCACGTGCGCGCCGTGTCCCTCCGAAGAGGTGCTGGTGGGCTTCGCCGCGGGCACCCTGCCGGCCCCGGAGCGTGCCGGACTGGAGCACCACCTGGCCCAGTGCGGCCTGTGCTTCGAGGTGGTGTCAGCGCTCGCGGGAGGAACGAGTTCCGGCCGGGGGACCCCCCGGGATCCATCCGCGCCACCTCCGCCCGTTCTGGCACGAGGCACCGCCGTGGGCCGCTACCTCATCCTGGGCCCCCTCGGCGCGGGCGGCATGGGCGTGGTGTACGCGGCGTACGATCCGGAGCTCGACCGGAAGATCGCGCTCAAGCTGCTGGCCCCCCACGCCGCTCACGGCGCCTCCTCTTCCGAGGGGCAGCGGCTCCAGCGCGAGGCCCGCGCGCTGGCTCGCCTGTCCCACCCCAACGTCGTCGCGGTGTACGACGTGGGCATCGCCGCCGGGCAGGTGTTCCTGGCCATGGAGCTGGTGGACGGACAGACCCTGGGGGAGTGGCTGGCCGCTGGGCCTCGCACCTGGCAGCAGGTGGTGCGCTGCTTCACCGAGGCCGGCCGGGGGTTGGCCGCGGCCCATGCGGGAGGCCTGGTCCACCGGGACTTCAAGCCAGACAACGTGCTCGTCGGGC from Stigmatella aurantiaca includes the following:
- a CDS encoding AbrB family transcriptional regulator — protein: MWAVTGATLLGAALAQAANIPAGALLGGMAVSLTAALTLSVHVPVPRGLMVGAQAVLGTAICASLTPEAWATLAENWPVALLNVVGVVGVSQAVALLFSRWTGVDSLTATLGLLPGGASAMTALSGEVGADERLVTFFQYLRLGVVILVAVGVSRWAGTAPTPAASPVELLPEPATPWMAWGVSALVAAGGAAVGTWLKLPAGAFLGPLLVGIPLTALGVSVGLWPPGLLPLSLWAIGTRVGSHFDEGAVRELKRLALAALVAACALVAGCALLAWGWSALGNVDVLTAYFATSPGGADSVLAIALGTPARLTLVLAVQVGRVLFIFLVAPLYLRRMARRR